In Halosegnis marinus, one genomic interval encodes:
- a CDS encoding Hvo_1808 family surface protein yields the protein MRPRQAVLLALLVVLAGCSAGFTGTPTATETATPSATPTDTDTATPTATEAAAAPPDPETDVLGWENGRWANESLTLDRSDGLNETEIEAVVARAMARVETVRELEFEEDVPVNLVSREEFRNSSAAGGSADYSDAFRAFDNAKFEALFLVGEDRDSLAVQSSNRGSSVAGYFSPSRDEIVVIYPGDTPDLPGEGTLSHELTHAIQDQYFDLTSIRASTREESNAQNGLIEGEANLVQDRYMANCGEGWECLAPPQSGGGGGGGDLHLGIYIMNFFPYAAGPGFVAYYQERGGWDRIDEMYDRLPESTEQVMEPPLYAVNRDSPTEVQLTDTQTNGWERVRPPERDDYAVLGQSAMTAMFAYTLYDDYRQGGVIEPNEFLNLEDGQVNQSDPFEYDIAYTDGWDGDRMHVYRKDGEGAYVWRTVWDSPAEAEEFASGYRQLLSHWGASERADGVYVAESGPYADAFRLVVEGDTVTIVNAPTTDDLDDVYSG from the coding sequence ATGCGACCACGACAGGCCGTGCTGCTCGCCCTCCTCGTCGTGTTGGCGGGGTGTAGCGCCGGGTTCACCGGCACCCCGACCGCGACGGAGACGGCGACGCCCTCCGCGACGCCGACCGACACGGACACCGCGACGCCGACCGCCACCGAGGCGGCCGCCGCCCCGCCGGACCCCGAGACCGACGTGCTCGGGTGGGAGAACGGCCGGTGGGCCAACGAGAGCCTCACGCTCGACCGCTCCGACGGGCTGAACGAGACGGAGATAGAGGCCGTCGTCGCCCGCGCGATGGCCCGCGTCGAGACCGTGCGCGAACTGGAGTTCGAAGAGGACGTGCCCGTGAACCTCGTCTCGCGCGAGGAGTTCCGCAACAGCTCCGCCGCGGGCGGGAGCGCGGACTACTCGGACGCGTTCCGCGCGTTCGACAACGCGAAGTTCGAGGCGCTGTTCCTCGTCGGCGAGGACCGCGACTCGCTGGCCGTCCAGAGTTCGAACCGCGGCTCGTCGGTGGCGGGCTACTTCTCGCCGTCGCGCGACGAGATCGTCGTCATCTACCCCGGCGACACCCCGGACCTGCCGGGCGAGGGGACGCTGTCGCACGAGCTCACCCACGCGATACAGGACCAGTACTTCGACCTCACGTCGATTCGGGCCTCGACCCGCGAGGAGAGCAACGCCCAGAACGGCCTCATCGAGGGCGAGGCGAACCTCGTGCAGGACCGCTACATGGCGAACTGCGGCGAGGGGTGGGAGTGTCTCGCCCCGCCCCAGTCCGGCGGCGGCGGGGGCGGCGGCGACCTCCACCTCGGCATCTACATCATGAACTTCTTCCCGTACGCCGCGGGCCCCGGCTTCGTCGCGTACTACCAGGAGCGCGGCGGCTGGGACCGCATCGACGAGATGTACGACCGGCTCCCCGAGTCCACCGAGCAGGTGATGGAGCCGCCGCTGTACGCCGTGAACCGCGACAGCCCGACCGAGGTGCAGTTGACCGACACCCAGACGAACGGCTGGGAGCGGGTCCGGCCCCCCGAGCGTGACGACTACGCCGTCCTCGGCCAGTCCGCGATGACCGCGATGTTCGCCTACACCCTGTACGACGACTACCGGCAGGGCGGCGTCATCGAGCCGAACGAGTTCCTCAACCTCGAGGACGGCCAGGTGAACCAGAGCGACCCGTTCGAGTACGACATCGCCTACACCGACGGCTGGGACGGCGACCGGATGCACGTCTACCGGAAGGACGGCGAGGGGGCCTACGTGTGGCGCACCGTCTGGGACTCCCCGGCCGAGGCCGAGGAGTTCGCGAGCGGCTACCGACAGCTGCTCTCGCACTGGGGCGCGAGCGAGCGCGCCGACGGGGTCTACGTCGCCGAGAGCGGCCCCTACGCCGACGCCTTCCGCCTCGTCGTGGAGGGCGACACCGTCACCATCGTGAACGCGCCGACGACCGACGACCTCGACGACGTGTACAGCGGCTGA
- a CDS encoding CBS domain-containing protein, translating to MEDIFVARLMSTDLLTVSPDTLVEDAAQLMLDSGVGSVLVVDDDNALRGILTSTDFVRIVANQKPKDRTPVSAYMTENPTTTTAQASVTEAADAMLDGGFHHLPVVDDDEGLIGILTTTDLAAYVAGLEREATA from the coding sequence ATGGAAGATATCTTCGTCGCTCGCCTCATGTCCACCGACCTGCTGACCGTCTCGCCCGACACGCTCGTCGAGGACGCCGCGCAGCTCATGCTCGACTCCGGGGTCGGCTCCGTCCTCGTCGTGGACGACGACAACGCCCTCCGGGGCATCCTCACCTCCACCGACTTCGTCCGCATCGTCGCGAACCAGAAGCCGAAGGACCGCACGCCCGTCTCGGCGTACATGACCGAGAACCCCACGACGACGACGGCACAGGCCTCGGTGACGGAGGCCGCGGACGCGATGCTCGACGGCGGCTTCCACCACCTCCCGGTCGTGGACGACGACGAGGGGCTCATCGGCATCCTCACGACGACGGACCTCGCGGCGTACGTCGCCGGCCTCGAACGCGAGGCCACGGCGTAG
- a CDS encoding GNAT family N-acetyltransferase translates to MSRESPEGADGPRLRRATDADSDALVALHRSAIRAAGSDPDDVPGNEDLRDIERAFHGAGGELLVVEDGNDPVAMGGFKPRDGDTVEVVRMAVADGARGEGYGSRVLAELERRAREAGYEGVVLETTARQERAMAFYPRRGYEETGRRTVGEYEVVAFGKPL, encoded by the coding sequence GTGAGCCGGGAGTCCCCAGAGGGCGCGGACGGGCCGCGCCTCCGGCGTGCGACGGACGCCGACTCGGACGCGCTCGTCGCGCTCCACCGCTCGGCCATCCGGGCCGCCGGCTCCGACCCCGACGACGTGCCCGGCAACGAGGACCTCCGGGACATCGAGCGCGCGTTTCACGGCGCCGGCGGGGAGCTACTCGTCGTCGAGGACGGGAACGACCCGGTGGCGATGGGCGGTTTCAAGCCGCGCGACGGCGACACCGTCGAGGTGGTCCGGATGGCCGTCGCGGACGGCGCGCGCGGCGAGGGGTACGGCTCGCGCGTCCTCGCGGAGCTGGAGCGGCGCGCGCGGGAGGCCGGCTACGAGGGCGTCGTCCTGGAGACGACGGCCCGACAGGAGCGCGCGATGGCGTTCTACCCGCGGCGCGGCTACGAGGAGACGGGTCGCCGGACGGTCGGGGAGTACGAGGTCGTGGCGTTCGGGAAGCCGCTGTAG
- a CDS encoding cysteine hydrolase family protein, with amino-acid sequence MADTEFAFDSESTAVVVVDMQNGFCHPDGSLYAPGSEAALAPCADLVARAADAGARVVFTRDVHPPGQFDGNRYYDEFERWGEHVVEGSWDAELHGDLPAERADLVVEKHTYDAFHETQLDGWLSARGVTDLLFCGTLANVCVLHTAGSAGLRDYRPVLVEDAVGAIEDDHKAYALDHAEWLFGERATLADVTFA; translated from the coding sequence ATGGCCGACACCGAGTTCGCGTTCGACTCCGAATCGACGGCCGTCGTCGTCGTGGACATGCAGAACGGCTTCTGTCACCCCGACGGGTCGCTGTACGCGCCCGGCAGCGAGGCCGCCCTCGCCCCGTGTGCCGACCTCGTCGCCCGCGCCGCGGATGCCGGCGCGCGCGTCGTGTTCACCCGCGACGTCCACCCGCCCGGACAGTTCGACGGCAACCGCTACTACGACGAGTTCGAGCGATGGGGCGAACACGTCGTCGAAGGGTCGTGGGACGCCGAACTCCACGGCGACCTCCCCGCGGAGCGCGCGGACCTCGTGGTGGAGAAGCACACGTACGACGCCTTCCACGAGACGCAACTGGACGGCTGGCTCTCCGCGCGCGGCGTGACGGACCTCCTGTTCTGTGGCACGCTCGCCAACGTCTGCGTGCTCCACACCGCCGGGAGCGCCGGCCTGCGCGACTACCGACCGGTGCTCGTCGAGGACGCGGTCGGCGCCATCGAGGACGACCACAAGGCGTACGCGCTGGACCACGCCGAGTGGCTGTTCGGCGAGCGCGCGACGCTCGCGGACGTGACCTTCGCGTGA
- a CDS encoding PaaI family thioesterase, with translation MSDPDDGRELPDGAGDALQHYIDTQHEFLSWLGVEVDELAYGRAVMSIPYQSKLTNVPWTGSEEGVRHPIQGGVASTLIDVTGGMALRGHLDDVVEDGMATINLNVNYLEQATGDLTATAEVVRAGNTVGVSEVLLESRTPDGEVEPVAVGTGAYRLFRS, from the coding sequence ATGAGCGACCCCGACGACGGACGCGAACTGCCCGACGGCGCCGGCGACGCGCTCCAGCACTACATCGACACGCAACACGAGTTCCTCTCGTGGCTCGGCGTCGAGGTGGACGAACTCGCCTACGGCCGGGCCGTCATGTCCATCCCGTACCAGTCGAAGCTGACGAACGTCCCGTGGACCGGCTCGGAGGAGGGCGTCCGCCACCCGATACAGGGCGGTGTCGCCTCCACGCTCATCGACGTCACGGGCGGGATGGCGCTGCGCGGCCACCTCGACGACGTGGTGGAGGACGGGATGGCCACCATCAACCTCAACGTGAACTACCTCGAACAGGCGACGGGCGACCTCACGGCGACGGCCGAGGTGGTCCGCGCGGGCAACACCGTCGGCGTGAGCGAGGTGCTGTTGGAGAGCAGAACCCCGGACGGCGAGGTCGAGCCGGTGGCCGTCGGGACGGGCGCGTACCGGCTGTTCCGGTCGTAG
- a CDS encoding HD domain-containing protein codes for MTTSTRRIKDPVHGYIELDEPLVEALVDTPAFQRLRHVRQLSGTHLVYPGATHTRFEHSLGVYHLGSRVFESLRDQPYFTDGASAGELDEIERTLACACLLHDIGHPPLSHLGERHLDGAALRRRLDALGLVDRFEAVDAPTVGGWPKPVARANPHELLSCVTALATFGDALEGLGVDPAEVCGYVLGWSLAYEAGASWQYGVGPEVLHSPVDVDRLDYMVRDDHMTGADVLNVDTGRMIAAYTAHPDAGLALSEQALSAVGNYLEGRVSLYQWVTQHHKSVYANVLLQRLLDELERARAAPLVTADAVLDEGIDDYWLFERFREAAADPPSEAFRDLYRRFRSRDFAESCWKHRLGYGDVIAADAAEQGAYSRWLVGNDTRLERLLAERFGLPEHEVWIERSYVPEYEPAELRDIPLAHNGRTQSVAEHGLYGGREFERAIPFVYVPEGYTDAAVDALNERFSAEHGGAGAGDGN; via the coding sequence ATGACCACGAGTACCCGCCGCATCAAGGACCCCGTCCACGGCTACATCGAACTGGACGAGCCGCTGGTCGAGGCGCTCGTGGACACGCCGGCGTTCCAGCGGCTCCGGCACGTCCGACAGCTCTCCGGCACCCACCTCGTCTATCCGGGGGCGACCCACACGCGCTTCGAGCACTCGCTCGGCGTCTACCACCTCGGGAGCCGCGTCTTCGAGAGCCTCCGCGACCAGCCGTACTTCACCGACGGCGCGAGCGCGGGGGAACTCGACGAGATAGAGCGCACCCTCGCGTGTGCGTGTCTGCTCCACGACATCGGCCACCCGCCGCTGTCGCACCTGGGCGAGCGCCACCTCGACGGCGCGGCGCTCAGACGCCGGCTCGACGCGCTGGGGCTGGTGGACCGCTTCGAGGCCGTGGACGCGCCGACGGTGGGCGGCTGGCCCAAGCCCGTCGCCCGCGCGAACCCCCACGAACTGCTCTCCTGTGTCACCGCGCTGGCGACGTTCGGGGACGCCCTGGAGGGGCTTGGCGTGGACCCCGCGGAGGTGTGCGGCTACGTGCTCGGGTGGAGCCTGGCCTACGAGGCCGGCGCGTCGTGGCAGTACGGCGTCGGCCCGGAGGTGCTTCACTCGCCCGTGGACGTGGACCGGCTGGACTACATGGTCCGCGACGACCACATGACCGGCGCGGACGTGCTCAACGTGGACACCGGGCGGATGATAGCCGCCTACACCGCCCACCCCGACGCGGGGCTGGCGCTGTCCGAACAGGCGCTGTCGGCCGTCGGGAACTACCTCGAAGGCCGCGTCTCGCTGTACCAGTGGGTGACCCAACACCACAAGTCGGTGTACGCGAACGTCCTGCTCCAGCGGCTGCTGGACGAACTGGAGCGCGCCCGCGCCGCGCCGCTCGTCACCGCCGACGCCGTCCTCGACGAGGGAATCGACGACTACTGGCTGTTCGAGCGGTTCCGCGAGGCGGCCGCCGACCCGCCGAGCGAGGCGTTCCGCGACCTCTACCGGCGCTTCCGGTCGCGCGACTTCGCGGAGTCGTGCTGGAAACACCGGCTCGGCTACGGCGACGTCATCGCCGCCGACGCCGCCGAGCAGGGCGCGTACTCGCGGTGGCTCGTCGGCAACGACACCCGGCTCGAACGCCTGCTCGCGGAGCGGTTCGGTCTCCCCGAGCACGAGGTGTGGATAGAGCGGTCGTACGTGCCGGAGTACGAGCCCGCGGAGCTTCGCGACATCCCGCTGGCGCACAACGGCCGGACGCAGTCGGTGGCCGAGCACGGCCTCTACGGGGGCCGCGAGTTCGAGCGCGCCATCCCGTTCGTCTACGTGCCGGAGGGGTACACCGACGCCGCGGTGGACGCGCTGAACGAGCGTTTCAGCGCCGAACACGGCGGTGCGGGGGCGGGCGACGGGAACTGA